Part of the Acropora palmata chromosome 10, jaAcrPala1.3, whole genome shotgun sequence genome, CTGAGACTGACTCAAAGCTTTAAGCAGTGATAATTAGAAAGTACTGAGGGAAGTACACTTCCACAATTTGCCATCCACTGAATATACTTAGACATAATCTTACCATATAAACAAAAACGAGCATTTAAATCAAAAGCGCATATGTTAAAggattgttttgtttcgcaTAACAGGCCGAGAAAAGGACAGAACTATCAGTAACAAAtggccatcaacaaatcacaacCACTTTGTAAAGGACACTAAACAACACTGAAAGCGCTTCGCagtattttcaatttgaattatAAAATTAGGATACCAGTGAACTGATTCCCTGATATTTAAATCGTTGCAAGTCAGTGCCTATCTTGTATCCGTCAGGAATATTTGCATAAAGGTCTCCATAGTCGACAGAAACACATTTCCATGCATCTTAGATTAGATAACATAAGTCTTGGAGCTTTGGAAATTATTTGTGCTGGCTTAACTGTTTTTGGTTGTAACATCGATTTCTAGTACTATCAAGTTTGAGTACATCACACAATATAATGTCAAATACTATAAGTATAATAACATCAACAATTGTTTGTaaggcagttttcaaatgactgtaaaAACTaatgattggctaaaaaaaaatctagagCCAGCTATTGCTACTTGCCACGAATTCTGATTTATTCATAGAGTTGATTCCTCCTGTTGTGAACGATTcaagtaattactttggtattagTTTTTCAACAGTCGTTTCTTGAAACCGCTCTCTCATAtggtaacaataacaataacaatcaaagtaataaaataaGATAAATATGTATTTAATacaaataatatatattctGCATCTCTGTCGTGAATTGACTGGTTGTTCatattttttccagttttcttcTAGCTGTGGTTTTCATTGTCGGAGTTCACGAAATGCGCCACTCGATGGTATGGAGTGTGTTCGCTAGAGATTTAATTGCTACGTTTGACCTGCACAACTGTGATGACCTATCTGAACGCATATTGTGTGCACAGCGCAAGTACCGTACCATTGATGGAACATGCAACAACCTCTGTAATATAACAAAAGCGGCCATTTTGACGCCTTTATTGCGTACACCAGGGCTCTTTCCTTCAACTGCGTACGGTTCACCCGACTTCTTACCACGTAGTAAATCAGTCAGAGGTGGCTTGCTTCCAAACCCCAGACTTGTACGTATAAAAACACTCCCAGCCGATGACACCACAGATCTTGGTGGTACTCCAAGCTTTACCCACATTACGATGACATGGGGACAATTCATCGACCATGACATAGCGTTAACTGAAATGGAGCTAAACGAATGTGGTACCAATGAAGAAGTTTGCCCCAATAGACCCAGAGAATGCATTTCGATCCCTATCCAAGATCCAAAGTTAAGGCTGCGTTTCAACCCTGAGTTTAACTGCATTCCCTTGAGGAGGTCGAACCGGAACAAGAATGGAGATCAGGTTGGTAAAATTATCCTTAATCAAACtgcatgaaaataaacaacaacaacaacaaaactaaGAAAGAAATCTAGTGTAGCAAGCACCATTTGGTTTCCGCGTTTCGAGTTAAGGCCAGCTGAATTCGATCTTCAACCGTCTGAGAAAACTGAATATTTTCGATGGTTTATTGAAGCGGCTGCTGatgacaattaaaaaaaaaaaactacaaaatcTCAAAGcctggcccgagttgctcgaagcataaTTAGCGTTATCCAGTGTTAGCCACAATAGCAAAGTATTGTtttcgatacttcttaaccaatggttacgACTAACCAAGCTCCGGGCAACCGGCCTCTGGTATACACTGGCCACGCAAGCGTTTCTTGCTACAAAAAGGCACCAATAAACAAAGCCTCACTGAGCCTACCATGTTGGGCAGCACAGTTTTTGTTATTGCGAACCATATCGCTTTTTCCACACTGAACAGATCAATGTTATAACCCACTACGTCGATGGCTCCATGGTGTACGGATCAGATTCCATGGCAGCGCCTCGCCTACGCGCTTTCAAGGGCGGCTTATTGGATACTCAAGCATACAATGTGGACTACGGACATGACGAAATTCTGCCAGATAACCCAGATACGTTTTGCTTACCAAATGGCACAAACGAGGAATGTTGGCTTGCTGGCGACATCCGGGTCAACGAAAATCACGGTAAAATATGATTTTGAACTCAGGAAGCGATCAACCGTACCCGGTTACCGCTGGTTTTACTGTTAAATGTCTACTTGAGGCgtggggtgcagggatggcgcagtggtgagagcactcgcctcccaccaatgtggcccgggttcgattcccagatccggcgtcaaatgtgggttgagtttcttGGTTCccttctctgcaccgagaggttttctccgggtactccggtttccccactccccaaaaaccaaaatttgaatctgacttgattgtgttaattgttaatttgatttacagtgtccccaattagcgcCCCAGCGCTATAAAGTTCCTTCCCTTACCTTTTTAAAGTAGGGTAGCACTTTCCTACATTTATTATCAATCTTGCTCCACAATTGGTGTTCAAAATTAGAGAAGGATGAAGGGACAAAATCAAAAAGCCTTTGATGTTTTGCTACAGATGTACTAAAAGAACCTTTCTATTTGATAGCCCTCACAACGATGCATCTCTTGTGGGTTCGTGAGCATAACCGTTTGGCCAGAAATCTCCAATTGCTGAATCCACAGTGGAATGACGAAAGGCTGTACCAGGAAGCTCGCAGAATTGTGGTCGCCGAAATTCAGCACATTCATTACAATGAATGGCTCCCAGCCCTGTTCGACCGACCATTGGTGagtaaaaatttattttatctgtGATAATATACATGCAAACATTTCaccatgctgattg contains:
- the LOC141894509 gene encoding peroxidasin homolog, encoding MKAFSFLLAVVFIVGVHEMRHSMVWSVFARDLIATFDLHNCDDLSERILCAQRKYRTIDGTCNNLCNITKAAILTPLLRTPGLFPSTAYGSPDFLPRSKSVRGGLLPNPRLVRIKTLPADDTTDLGGTPSFTHITMTWGQFIDHDIALTEMELNECGTNEEVCPNRPRECISIPIQDPKLRLRFNPEFNCIPLRRSNRNKNGDQINVITHYVDGSMVYGSDSMAAPRLRAFKGGLLDTQAYNVDYGHDEILPDNPDTFCLPNGTNEECWLAGDIRVNENHALTTMHLLWVREHNRLARNLQLLNPQWNDERLYQEARRIVVAEIQHIHYNEWLPALFDRPLLQDLGLGLEPKGTFFENYDPNADASMRNAFATAAYRMGHSLVRNEFILRDAIFRTRGFFERAIPLAEFYNPVFFFREFPASKALDGILAGLVSTPGRAVDRLITETLTDNLRLEGEGGAPFTIIDLPATNIARARDHGIPGYLQFRKVCGLSVATGFKQLQDIPASQQSVLANLYADVRDIDVFVGLLSEQPQPRSRMGPTLTCLITRQFNASRRADRFWYERRHEFGFTLPQLDSIRNVTLAKVICQNMKNIVFVPREAFQVSRLAVNCDALEPLDLALFQETEEEEEEIVSEGTPPAELTA